From Geomonas agri, one genomic window encodes:
- a CDS encoding hydrogenase large subunit — translation MSPAMVFTQNGGVLPRREIPRHAPERFAQALLSALAGGWRVVSYFGMQEEDGVCLFCLLSFKSHASIGVMSTLVTGKSFYSLVADAPQLHLFEREIAEQFFLDLEGHPWPKPVRFAPALGSLPGEIPEAPPTIGVMDFYRVEGEEVHEVAVGPVHAGIIEPGHFRFQCFGEEVMHLEISLGYQHRGVERMMLGRPGERKRKLMETVAGDTTIGHGTAYAMILEALTGTRVPARAQVVRGIALELERLANHTGDLGAIAGDVGYLPTASFCGRIRGDFLNMTAGICGSRFGRDLVLPGGVRFDLDGEGARQLADRIKVARDEVHNAIDLLWDTPSVMARLEGTGVVSEQTAIELGLVGPAARASGLNRDIRRDHPFGIYSMSQIPVETARSGDVYARTLVRWLEIEKSLDFIEEQLSQLPGAALANPVREVAGDQLAIALTEGWRGEICHVALTDAKGNFQRYKVTDPSFHNWTGLALALRGGQISDFPLCNKSFNLSYCGFDL, via the coding sequence ATGAGCCCGGCCATGGTCTTCACCCAGAACGGCGGCGTGCTGCCGCGCCGCGAGATTCCGCGCCACGCGCCCGAACGCTTCGCCCAAGCCCTGCTCTCCGCCCTTGCCGGCGGCTGGCGTGTGGTCTCCTACTTCGGCATGCAGGAGGAGGACGGCGTTTGCCTGTTCTGCCTCCTTTCCTTCAAGAGCCACGCCTCCATAGGCGTCATGAGCACCCTGGTCACCGGCAAAAGCTTCTACTCGCTGGTCGCTGACGCGCCGCAGTTGCACCTCTTCGAACGCGAGATCGCCGAGCAGTTCTTCCTGGACCTGGAGGGGCACCCCTGGCCCAAGCCGGTCCGCTTCGCCCCGGCGCTTGGCTCTCTCCCCGGCGAGATTCCCGAGGCACCCCCCACCATCGGCGTCATGGACTTCTACCGCGTGGAGGGTGAGGAGGTGCACGAGGTGGCCGTCGGCCCGGTCCATGCCGGTATCATCGAACCCGGCCATTTCCGCTTCCAGTGCTTCGGCGAGGAGGTGATGCACCTGGAGATCTCGCTTGGCTACCAGCACCGGGGCGTCGAGCGGATGATGCTGGGGCGCCCGGGCGAGCGCAAGCGCAAGCTGATGGAGACCGTGGCAGGGGACACCACCATCGGTCACGGCACCGCCTACGCCATGATACTCGAGGCGCTCACCGGGACGCGGGTGCCGGCCCGGGCCCAGGTAGTGCGCGGCATCGCCCTGGAACTCGAGCGGCTCGCCAACCACACCGGCGACCTGGGTGCCATCGCCGGCGATGTGGGCTACCTTCCCACCGCCTCGTTCTGCGGTAGGATCCGCGGTGATTTCCTTAACATGACCGCGGGGATCTGCGGCAGCCGCTTCGGCCGCGACCTGGTGCTCCCGGGAGGCGTGCGTTTCGACCTCGACGGCGAGGGGGCGCGCCAGCTTGCCGACCGGATCAAGGTGGCCCGTGACGAGGTGCACAACGCGATCGATCTCCTCTGGGATACGCCGTCGGTAATGGCACGGCTCGAGGGGACCGGCGTGGTGAGCGAGCAGACTGCGATCGAGCTGGGGCTGGTGGGACCTGCCGCTCGTGCCAGCGGCCTGAACCGGGACATCCGCCGCGACCATCCCTTCGGCATCTACAGCATGAGCCAGATCCCGGTGGAGACCGCCAGGAGCGGCGACGTCTACGCGCGGACCCTGGTGCGCTGGCTGGAGATCGAGAAGTCCCTCGACTTCATCGAGGAGCAACTCTCCCAGTTGCCCGGAGCGGCCTTGGCCAACCCGGTGCGCGAGGTGGCGGGGGACCAGCTCGCAATCGCGCTCACTGAAGGGTGGCGCGGCGAGATCTGCCACGTGGCACTCACCGATGCCAAGGGGAATTTCCAGCGCTACAAGGTGACCGACCCCTCCTTCCACAACTGGACCGGGCTCGCGTTGGCGCTGCGCGGTGGGCAGATCTCCGACTTCCCGCTGTGCAACAAGAGCTTCAACCTTTCCTACTGCGGGTTCGACCTGTAG
- the nuoB gene encoding NADH-quinone oxidoreductase subunit NuoB, whose translation MIKAILARIKQGHRTMAYPKEPLPLPERFRGYPELKSSLCPPDCSLCADACPVGAVGCGKGLSVDLGKCLFCAECADACPKGAISYGNDARLAVNRREDLVVREGEERRLAQALDEKMLALFGRSLKFRSVVAGGCNACEADSNVLSTIGWDIGRFGLQFVASPRHADALWVTGPVTENMREALLQTYQAIPAPKLVVACGACAINGGPFIGSPAAHDGVDRLLPVDLYIPGCPPHPVTILDGLLRLLDRMG comes from the coding sequence ATGATCAAGGCCATCCTCGCCCGCATCAAGCAGGGGCACCGCACCATGGCGTACCCGAAAGAGCCGCTGCCGCTGCCGGAGCGCTTCCGCGGCTACCCGGAGCTGAAAAGCTCCCTCTGCCCCCCGGACTGCAGTCTCTGCGCCGACGCCTGCCCAGTCGGGGCGGTGGGGTGCGGCAAGGGGCTCTCGGTCGACCTGGGCAAGTGCCTGTTCTGCGCAGAATGCGCCGACGCCTGCCCCAAGGGCGCCATCTCCTACGGCAACGATGCCCGCCTGGCCGTTAACCGGCGCGAGGACCTGGTGGTGCGGGAAGGGGAGGAGCGCAGGCTGGCCCAGGCGCTCGACGAGAAGATGCTGGCCCTGTTCGGCCGTTCGCTCAAGTTCCGCTCCGTGGTCGCCGGCGGCTGTAACGCCTGCGAGGCCGACAGCAACGTCCTCTCCACCATCGGCTGGGACATCGGGCGCTTCGGACTGCAGTTCGTCGCCAGCCCGCGCCACGCCGACGCCCTGTGGGTCACCGGCCCCGTCACCGAGAACATGCGCGAGGCGTTGCTGCAGACCTACCAGGCCATCCCCGCACCCAAGCTCGTCGTCGCCTGTGGCGCCTGCGCCATCAACGGCGGCCCCTTCATCGGCTCACCCGCGGCCCACGACGGGGTCGACCGCCTGCTGCCGGTCGACCTCT
- a CDS encoding proton-conducting transporter transmembrane domain-containing protein codes for MLWALVLLPLLGAALSWLVPDNRRRVWVLPVFSLAHLAVSAGLLVHTPPPSPAGWIWLDSLGKLVLMANSVLFTICSLYAVGYLSYRLKRPNRILCASLLVCLSATSLVVISQHLGLLWIALEATTLTMAPLIYFNHNARSIEATWKYLLICSVGIAIALLGLFFLAYSTIVAKQEVSLLLPALIRDAAALHPGWRHAAFIFLLVGFGSKMGLAPLHTWKPDAYGEAPGLVGALLAGGLVNCALLALLRVYQVAAASTEGALFQQVLLTMGLVSMAFAAVFMARQSDFKRMLAYSSVEHVGIIAVALGLGKGALFAGLLHMINNSLTKGVLFLACGNIHRAFNSKSTQFVRGALRRTPWSAALFLAAFLAITGSPPFAPFVSEFLIVSSAFGQGNHWTGGLFLLFLALIFIGMASTVLPVVLGEVPPDLERTRYRDAVPTVLPPLVLMGLVLVLGLWIPTPLQDLLRDAARLLGGEA; via the coding sequence ATGTTGTGGGCCCTGGTCCTGCTTCCGCTTCTCGGCGCCGCGCTCTCCTGGCTTGTCCCGGACAACCGCCGGCGCGTCTGGGTGCTCCCCGTTTTCTCGCTGGCGCACCTCGCCGTGAGCGCCGGGCTCCTCGTGCACACCCCGCCACCGTCCCCGGCGGGATGGATCTGGCTCGATTCCTTGGGCAAGCTCGTGCTCATGGCCAACAGCGTGCTGTTCACGATCTGCTCCCTCTACGCGGTCGGCTACCTGAGCTATCGCCTCAAGCGCCCCAATCGGATCCTGTGCGCCTCGCTGCTGGTCTGCCTTTCCGCGACCTCGCTGGTGGTCATCTCGCAGCACCTGGGGCTTTTGTGGATCGCACTGGAGGCCACCACCCTGACCATGGCGCCGCTCATCTACTTCAACCACAACGCCCGCTCCATCGAGGCCACCTGGAAGTACCTCCTGATCTGCTCGGTCGGTATCGCCATCGCCCTCTTGGGGTTGTTCTTCCTGGCCTACTCCACCATCGTTGCCAAGCAGGAGGTGAGCCTCCTCCTCCCGGCCCTGATCCGGGACGCGGCGGCGCTGCACCCGGGGTGGCGCCATGCCGCTTTCATCTTCCTGCTGGTCGGCTTCGGCTCAAAGATGGGGCTCGCCCCTCTGCACACCTGGAAGCCCGACGCCTACGGTGAGGCGCCCGGCCTGGTCGGCGCCCTCTTGGCCGGGGGGCTGGTCAACTGCGCCCTGCTGGCGCTGTTGCGTGTGTACCAGGTAGCGGCCGCCTCGACAGAAGGGGCGCTCTTCCAGCAGGTGCTCCTCACCATGGGGCTCGTCTCCATGGCCTTCGCCGCCGTCTTCATGGCGCGCCAGAGCGACTTCAAGCGCATGCTTGCCTACTCAAGCGTCGAGCACGTCGGCATCATTGCGGTGGCGTTGGGGCTGGGGAAGGGGGCACTCTTCGCCGGGCTTTTGCACATGATCAACAACTCCCTCACCAAGGGGGTGCTCTTTCTCGCCTGCGGTAACATCCACCGCGCCTTCAACTCCAAGAGCACCCAGTTTGTGCGCGGAGCCCTCCGTCGTACACCCTGGTCGGCGGCGCTCTTTCTCGCTGCCTTCCTTGCCATCACCGGGTCGCCCCCTTTCGCCCCCTTCGTCAGCGAGTTCCTGATTGTCTCTTCCGCCTTCGGGCAGGGGAACCACTGGACCGGCGGGCTATTCCTCCTCTTCCTGGCGCTGATCTTCATCGGCATGGCCTCCACCGTGCTCCCTGTGGTCCTGGGCGAGGTGCCGCCGGACCTGGAGCGGACCCGCTACCGGGATGCGGTCCCCACGGTGTTGCCCCCCTTGGTCCTGATGGGGCTCGTCCTGGTGCTGGGGCTGTGGATCCCGACGCCGCTGCAGGACCTCTTGCGCGACGCAGCGCGGCTTTTGGGAGGTGAGGCATGA
- a CDS encoding proton-conducting transporter transmembrane domain-containing protein, with the protein MLFFDMMRDPAFLVLCAIALAGCSGLPGLVLRDGTLGQRLASVAALASSLLALPSLLYLLLGGGEASFLLNWNLPFGPCEVALDPLSLFFLIPIFLVFPAGSLYALGYWPAASHSSQRSVTFFYGLLACAMALVVVSRNGALFVMAWEIMALSGYFLLVAEHREGEVRGAGTVYLVASHLGGAALLFLFASLFMITGGFGFPAAGSLAVGAGLAGTLFWLALAGFGSKAGLMPLHLWLPSAHANAPSHVSALLSGVMLKIGVYGILRVVSFFPERPLWWGGVLIGAGLSSAVMGICVASAQKDIKRLLAYSSIENLGIICAGIGMFLVGQGTGNERLAFLGLAGALFHVLNHAIFKPLLFFCAGSVMHAAGTRDLDRMGGLARRLPYTAFFTLCGAIAICGLPPFNGFASEMLLYLGFFGEARAGQPFLALGAPVLALVGGVAVISFVKLYGIAFLGEPRTAEAAGAHEASGTMLAPIALLACLALTGGLFPQLFLALVRPAIRGLAPDLAHAAVLPIAPVWFALAGGSVICLATALFLFLKAKTRGCTAAASTWGCGYLRPSPRIQYTGSSFGAFFSSLSGSLIRTRITMGAVTGLTPATVRLSYHPEETLLHRVVLPVLNVLGVGCAFVRRLQHGEVQIYILYIFVTLMLLLLWVH; encoded by the coding sequence ATGTTGTTTTTTGACATGATGCGGGACCCGGCTTTCCTGGTCCTTTGCGCAATAGCTCTAGCCGGCTGTTCAGGGCTTCCCGGTCTCGTGTTGCGAGACGGGACACTCGGACAACGGCTGGCCTCGGTAGCCGCGCTAGCCAGCTCACTTCTCGCGCTACCGTCTCTTCTCTACCTGTTGCTCGGGGGAGGAGAAGCAAGCTTCCTTCTGAACTGGAACCTCCCTTTCGGCCCCTGCGAAGTCGCCCTCGACCCTCTCTCTCTATTCTTTCTGATCCCCATCTTCCTGGTGTTCCCCGCCGGCTCCCTCTACGCCCTCGGTTACTGGCCCGCCGCCTCGCACAGCTCCCAACGAAGTGTCACCTTTTTCTACGGTCTGCTGGCGTGCGCCATGGCGCTGGTGGTGGTGTCGCGTAACGGCGCCCTGTTCGTGATGGCGTGGGAAATCATGGCGCTTTCCGGCTACTTCCTGCTGGTGGCGGAGCATCGCGAGGGTGAGGTGCGCGGCGCGGGGACGGTGTACTTGGTGGCGAGCCACCTGGGTGGGGCGGCACTCCTGTTCCTGTTCGCCTCGCTGTTCATGATCACCGGCGGCTTCGGCTTTCCCGCTGCCGGTTCGCTCGCGGTGGGGGCGGGCTTGGCCGGCACGCTCTTCTGGCTTGCTTTGGCGGGGTTTGGCTCCAAAGCAGGGCTCATGCCGCTGCACTTGTGGCTCCCGTCTGCCCACGCCAACGCGCCGAGCCACGTCTCGGCGCTTCTCTCCGGCGTCATGTTGAAGATCGGGGTGTACGGCATCCTGCGCGTGGTCTCGTTCTTCCCGGAGCGCCCGCTCTGGTGGGGCGGGGTGCTCATCGGCGCTGGACTCAGCTCCGCCGTGATGGGGATCTGCGTCGCCTCGGCTCAGAAGGACATCAAGCGGCTTTTGGCCTACAGCAGCATCGAAAACCTGGGCATCATCTGCGCCGGTATCGGCATGTTCCTCGTCGGGCAGGGGACTGGCAACGAGCGGCTCGCTTTCCTGGGGCTTGCCGGTGCCCTGTTCCACGTGCTGAACCACGCCATCTTCAAGCCGCTGCTCTTTTTCTGCGCCGGCAGTGTCATGCACGCCGCCGGCACCCGCGACCTTGACCGGATGGGCGGGCTGGCGCGCCGGCTCCCCTACACCGCCTTCTTCACCCTGTGCGGCGCCATCGCCATCTGCGGCCTCCCCCCCTTCAACGGCTTCGCCAGCGAGATGCTCCTCTACCTCGGGTTCTTCGGCGAGGCCCGCGCCGGGCAACCTTTCCTGGCCCTTGGCGCGCCGGTGCTGGCCCTGGTCGGGGGCGTCGCGGTGATCTCCTTCGTGAAACTCTACGGCATCGCCTTTTTGGGGGAGCCTCGAACAGCCGAGGCTGCCGGTGCCCACGAGGCGAGCGGCACCATGCTCGCCCCTATCGCCCTGCTCGCCTGCCTCGCCCTTACCGGCGGCCTTTTCCCGCAGCTCTTCCTGGCGCTGGTGCGGCCGGCCATCCGGGGGCTGGCCCCCGACCTGGCCCACGCCGCGGTGCTCCCGATTGCGCCGGTCTGGTTCGCGCTGGCGGGAGGCTCAGTCATCTGCCTCGCCACGGCCCTGTTCCTGTTCCTGAAGGCGAAGACCCGTGGGTGCACCGCTGCCGCCTCCACCTGGGGCTGTGGCTATCTCCGGCCGTCGCCGCGTATCCAGTACACCGGCAGCTCCTTCGGCGCCTTCTTTTCCTCTCTTTCGGGGTCGTTGATCCGCACCCGAATCACCATGGGGGCCGTGACCGGCCTCACCCCGGCTACCGTGCGGTTGAGTTACCATCCCGAGGAGACCCTGCTGCACCGGGTGGTGCTGCCGGTGCTGAACGTGCTCGGCGTCGGCTGCGCCTTCGTGCGGAGACTGCAGCACGGCGAGGTGCAGATCTATATTCTCTATATCTTCGTGACGCTGATGCTGCTTTTGTTGTGGGTGCATTAG
- a CDS encoding 4Fe-4S dicluster domain-containing protein, whose translation MISRRSFCKKSLLIAGGLAIPLSCLELFDPKRLLAEKDQKGPRWVFLVDTRKCVGCGFCVKGCKVENEVPYDANVTRTWVERYVVTNDGKTHIDSPKGARDGFPNKGIDIGHGKLEEIKDDDIDKAFFVPKLCNQCDNPPCVQVCPVGATYQTADGVVLVDRSWCIGCGYCIMGCPYGVRFFHPVFHVAEKCNFCYHRITKGMQTACVDSCAFGARRVGNLRDPEDPVTKVIMTERVNVLKEEYGTKPQVFYLGLSKEVK comes from the coding sequence ATGATTTCGAGACGATCCTTCTGCAAGAAATCTCTCCTCATCGCGGGGGGACTGGCGATCCCGCTCTCGTGCCTGGAACTGTTTGATCCCAAGCGGCTGCTGGCCGAGAAGGACCAGAAGGGGCCGCGCTGGGTCTTCCTGGTCGATACCCGCAAATGCGTGGGGTGCGGCTTCTGCGTCAAGGGGTGCAAGGTCGAGAACGAGGTCCCCTACGACGCCAACGTGACCCGCACCTGGGTGGAGCGCTACGTCGTGACCAACGACGGCAAGACGCACATCGACTCGCCTAAGGGGGCGCGTGACGGCTTCCCCAACAAAGGGATCGACATCGGCCACGGCAAGCTGGAGGAAATCAAGGACGACGACATCGATAAGGCCTTCTTCGTGCCCAAACTCTGTAACCAGTGCGACAACCCGCCCTGCGTCCAGGTTTGCCCCGTGGGCGCCACCTACCAGACGGCGGACGGCGTGGTGCTGGTCGACCGGAGCTGGTGCATCGGCTGCGGCTACTGCATCATGGGATGCCCCTACGGGGTGCGTTTCTTCCATCCGGTGTTCCACGTTGCCGAGAAGTGCAACTTCTGCTACCACCGCATCACCAAGGGGATGCAGACCGCCTGCGTCGACAGCTGCGCCTTCGGGGCGCGCCGCGTGGGGAACCTCAGGGACCCCGAAGACCCGGTAACCAAGGTCATCATGACCGAGCGCGTCAACGTACTCAAGGAAGAGTACGGCACCAAGCCGCAGGTCTTCTACCTCGGCCTTTCCAAGGAGGTGAAATAG
- a CDS encoding cytochrome C, with the protein MKSHVWRPLYVVLVVIALVLVVRKVLVPADFGIGARGYMYGWHRAGNEQQWKDVKVKYKTAAFCKDCHPDKYDEMKESPHRNINCENCHGPALNHPDDPKSLTIDRSRELCARCHTRLPYPNSGRGIMKGIDPKTHNVGLDCVTCHWPHDPRKEGHKK; encoded by the coding sequence GTGAAGAGTCATGTTTGGCGCCCGCTTTATGTGGTGCTGGTGGTGATCGCCCTGGTGCTGGTTGTCCGCAAGGTCCTGGTCCCGGCGGACTTCGGGATCGGCGCCAGGGGGTACATGTACGGCTGGCACCGCGCCGGCAACGAGCAGCAGTGGAAAGATGTGAAGGTGAAGTACAAGACCGCGGCCTTTTGCAAGGATTGCCATCCCGACAAGTACGATGAGATGAAGGAGTCGCCACATCGCAACATCAACTGCGAGAACTGTCACGGCCCCGCCCTCAATCACCCGGACGATCCCAAGTCGCTGACCATCGACCGCAGCCGCGAACTCTGCGCCCGCTGTCACACCCGTCTCCCCTACCCCAACAGCGGCCGCGGCATCATGAAGGGGATCGATCCCAAGACCCACAACGTCGGCCTGGACTGCGTCACCTGCCACTGGCCGCACGATCCCAGGAAGGAGGGGCACAAGAAATGA
- a CDS encoding respiratory chain complex I subunit 1 family protein, giving the protein MIDTIFHVVLVLAMPPLLLGVIGKTKAAFAGRVGAPFLQPYYDMGRLMKKGIVLSDSTTWIFRAGPVVTLAATLFAALLVPLGKHPAPISFEGDMILFAYLFALGRFFTTTAALDTASSFEGMGAAREVSFSCLAEPTLFFALITLTRLSGAMSLTPMLHHVTLPVWMGTGASLILLLAGLFVVLLAENCRIPFDDPNTHLELTMIHEVMVLDHSGPYFCCVLYGAALKLYLLGALFVNIALPFASGNAYVDWVVFAGGMLLLAVAIGVVESVMARLRLIRVPQLLVAALILTAFSLVLVVR; this is encoded by the coding sequence ATGATCGACACAATCTTCCACGTGGTACTGGTGCTGGCCATGCCGCCGCTGTTGCTGGGGGTGATCGGCAAGACCAAGGCGGCCTTCGCCGGGCGGGTGGGTGCTCCTTTCCTGCAGCCCTACTACGACATGGGACGGCTCATGAAAAAGGGGATCGTCCTCTCCGACAGCACCACCTGGATCTTCCGGGCCGGGCCGGTGGTGACGCTGGCGGCCACCCTGTTCGCGGCGCTCCTGGTGCCGCTCGGCAAACACCCGGCGCCCATCTCCTTCGAAGGGGACATGATCCTGTTCGCCTACCTCTTCGCCCTGGGTCGCTTCTTCACCACGACGGCGGCGCTCGACACCGCCTCCAGTTTCGAGGGGATGGGGGCGGCCCGCGAGGTGAGCTTCTCCTGCCTGGCCGAGCCGACGCTCTTCTTCGCCCTGATCACCCTGACCAGGCTCTCCGGGGCCATGAGCCTCACCCCGATGTTGCACCACGTGACGCTCCCGGTGTGGATGGGTACCGGCGCCTCGCTGATCCTGCTGCTGGCCGGCCTGTTCGTCGTGCTTTTGGCGGAGAACTGCCGCATCCCCTTCGACGACCCCAACACCCACCTCGAGCTCACCATGATCCACGAGGTGATGGTGCTGGACCACAGTGGTCCCTATTTCTGCTGCGTCCTCTACGGCGCCGCGTTGAAGCTCTACCTCCTGGGCGCGCTCTTCGTGAACATCGCGCTTCCTTTCGCCTCGGGTAACGCCTACGTGGATTGGGTGGTGTTCGCGGGGGGGATGCTGCTCCTCGCCGTCGCCATCGGGGTGGTGGAGTCGGTGATGGCGCGCCTGAGGCTGATCCGCGTGCCGCAGCTCCTGGTCGCGGCCTTGATCCTGACCGCATTCTCCCTGGTTCTGGTTGTGAGGTGA
- the nrfD gene encoding NrfD/PsrC family molybdoenzyme membrane anchor subunit, which yields MVHGEAWTIKEFFTYPNEYIYWTIQIVMYPFMTGLVAGAFVLSSLYHVFGVKQLKGIARFSLVFSFALLPVAMLPLLMHLQQPLRGIEVMMTPHFTSAIAAFGIVFSTYGMIVASELWFVFRKHFVETALALKRVEGRTALQQGQYVLFSVLTLGAWDVSHEALEADERAVKKLAAAGIPVACFLHGYAGFIFGSVKANALWMTPLMPVIFICSAVVSGIALCILTYILTMEIRKQLARRHRLAHPELPSMEELKSAEAHVVAMTSRYLLMFMVAAITLELLDLIFRGYTAVKSWDILRSVIYERDFVNIFVIQYGLGNLVPFVLFMIPGLTIRRAAVGTMLVLVGVFMMRWNVVIGGQAFSSSFSGFMHYVLPIWPDSMETLKEGFFGAMIVAVVPFCIFYVLNKVMPVFKETH from the coding sequence ATGGTGCACGGAGAAGCCTGGACCATAAAAGAGTTTTTCACCTACCCCAACGAGTACATCTACTGGACCATCCAGATCGTCATGTACCCCTTCATGACCGGCCTGGTCGCCGGCGCTTTCGTGCTCTCCTCGCTGTACCACGTCTTCGGCGTGAAGCAGTTGAAGGGGATCGCGCGTTTCTCGCTGGTGTTTTCCTTCGCGCTGCTGCCGGTCGCCATGCTGCCGCTTCTGATGCACCTGCAGCAGCCGCTGCGCGGCATCGAGGTGATGATGACGCCGCACTTCACTTCGGCCATCGCCGCCTTCGGCATCGTATTCAGCACCTACGGCATGATCGTCGCCTCGGAACTCTGGTTCGTGTTCCGCAAGCACTTCGTGGAGACCGCGCTGGCGCTGAAGAGAGTCGAGGGGCGCACGGCGCTGCAGCAAGGGCAGTATGTCCTGTTTAGCGTGCTGACGCTCGGAGCCTGGGATGTCTCGCACGAGGCGCTCGAGGCCGACGAGCGCGCGGTCAAGAAGCTCGCCGCCGCCGGCATCCCGGTCGCCTGCTTCCTGCACGGCTACGCCGGCTTCATCTTCGGCTCAGTCAAGGCGAACGCGCTCTGGATGACCCCGCTCATGCCGGTCATCTTCATCTGTTCCGCGGTCGTCTCCGGCATCGCCCTCTGCATCCTGACCTACATCCTCACCATGGAGATCAGGAAGCAGCTGGCACGGCGGCACCGGCTCGCCCACCCCGAGCTCCCCTCGATGGAGGAGCTGAAGAGTGCGGAAGCCCATGTGGTCGCGATGACCTCGCGCTACCTGCTCATGTTCATGGTGGCGGCCATCACGCTGGAGCTTTTGGACCTGATCTTCAGGGGATACACGGCGGTGAAATCGTGGGACATCCTCAGGAGCGTCATCTACGAGCGGGATTTCGTGAACATCTTCGTGATTCAGTACGGACTGGGCAACCTCGTCCCCTTCGTGTTGTTCATGATCCCGGGACTGACCATCCGCCGGGCTGCGGTGGGGACCATGCTGGTACTGGTGGGTGTCTTCATGATGCGCTGGAACGTCGTCATCGGCGGGCAGGCCTTCTCGTCTTCATTCTCGGGATTCATGCACTACGTCCTGCCGATATGGCCGGACAGCATGGAGACACTAAAGGAAGGATTTTTCGGCGCCATGATCGTGGCGGTGGTTCCCTTCTGCATCTTCTACGTGCTGAACAAGGTAATGCCGGTCTTTAAGGAGACGCACTAA
- a CDS encoding hydrogenase has product MNSLADQLLVLCLLINFAVLGTSRLAFSVRCVAVQGVLLGTLPALVHPFSWHVSFIVVSIILVKGGLIPVLIIRAIKKAEIEREFSPFIGYIPSLVLGALFTSLAFIFAAKLPLAPEHEGLLIVPAAAATLMSGFLVLMGRRKAISQVLGYLLMENGIFLFGLLLADAMPVMVEAGALLDLLVGIFVMGIVINHISREFSSIDTSRLSALREE; this is encoded by the coding sequence ATGAATTCCCTGGCCGACCAGCTGCTGGTTCTCTGTCTCTTGATCAATTTCGCCGTCCTGGGCACCAGCCGGCTCGCCTTCTCGGTGCGTTGTGTGGCGGTGCAGGGGGTGCTGCTCGGCACGCTCCCGGCGCTGGTGCACCCCTTCTCCTGGCACGTCAGCTTCATCGTGGTGAGCATCATCCTGGTCAAGGGGGGGCTGATCCCGGTCCTGATCATCCGCGCCATCAAGAAGGCGGAGATCGAGCGCGAGTTCTCTCCGTTCATCGGCTACATCCCGTCGCTGGTTCTGGGGGCGCTCTTCACCTCGCTCGCCTTCATCTTCGCGGCCAAACTCCCGCTCGCCCCGGAGCACGAGGGGCTCCTGATCGTGCCGGCGGCCGCCGCTACCCTCATGAGCGGCTTTCTGGTGCTCATGGGGAGACGCAAGGCGATCTCGCAGGTTCTGGGCTACCTGCTCATGGAAAACGGCATCTTCCTGTTCGGCCTTCTTCTGGCCGACGCCATGCCGGTCATGGTGGAGGCCGGGGCGCTCCTCGACCTCCTGGTCGGTATCTTCGTCATGGGGATCGTCATCAACCACATCAGCCGCGAATTCTCGAGCATCGACACCTCGAGACTCTCCGCGCTGAGGGAGGAATAG